The following proteins come from a genomic window of Pseudomonas putida:
- a CDS encoding heavy metal translocating P-type ATPase codes for MKSLLERPDDQAGHEGHSHEHGGIFGMNTELIFALICGALLGAGALAGKLGLIDRLPLILYVSAYVFGGWFTTKEAVTNIRQKRFEIDSLMLLAAVGAASIGAWAEGALLLFLFSLGHSLESYAMGRAKKAIEALSKLAPATAIVRRANGTVEMPVELLVPGDVVIVRPNDRLPADGFVVVGSSSINQAPVTGESVPVDKQPVPDAELARSKPDAVDAASKVFAGTINGETLIEVEVTRRSTESTLARVIKMVSEAEVRKSPTQRFTDRFQRIFVPLVLLLVVGLLFAGIFLDEPFRDSFYRAMAVLVAASPCALAIATPSAILSGIARAARGGVLIKGGAPLEELGSLNAMAFDKTGTLTEGRPRITDVIPIGGTQIEDLLNVAIAVESMSDHPLAAAIVRDGEEMIGTRRRFQAKNMSNMIGRGVRAELDGQFVWIGKVEMFGTNGIPALSKAALEAAERLRQSGRTTMVVRRADKDLGAIGLLDTPREGAKEALQKLREMGIERMVMISGDHNRVAEAVAKQVGLDEAWGDLMPEDKVKAIKNLRLSAKVAMVGDGVNDAPAMASSSVGIAMGAAGSDVALETADIALMADDIRQLPFAVGLSRHTRSIIHQNLFVSLGIVAILVPSTIMGLSIGAAVAIHEGSTLLVVFNALRLLAYRRST; via the coding sequence ATGAAGAGTTTGCTTGAACGCCCTGATGACCAAGCCGGGCATGAAGGTCATAGCCATGAGCATGGCGGCATTTTTGGAATGAACACAGAGCTGATTTTCGCGCTGATCTGTGGTGCTCTCCTGGGTGCCGGAGCTCTCGCAGGAAAACTTGGCCTGATTGATCGTCTGCCTCTGATTCTGTACGTGTCGGCCTACGTGTTCGGTGGATGGTTCACCACTAAGGAAGCGGTTACCAACATCCGTCAGAAACGCTTCGAGATCGACTCGCTGATGCTTCTCGCCGCAGTCGGTGCCGCGAGCATCGGCGCCTGGGCGGAGGGGGCTCTGCTGCTGTTCCTGTTCAGTCTGGGGCATTCCCTTGAAAGCTACGCGATGGGGCGGGCCAAGAAAGCGATTGAGGCACTGTCCAAGCTCGCACCAGCCACCGCGATCGTACGCAGAGCAAATGGCACGGTGGAGATGCCCGTGGAGCTGCTGGTTCCCGGTGACGTTGTCATCGTGCGCCCCAATGACCGCCTGCCGGCCGATGGTTTTGTAGTCGTAGGCTCCTCAAGTATCAACCAGGCGCCAGTAACCGGTGAGAGCGTCCCCGTGGACAAGCAACCTGTTCCTGATGCCGAACTCGCACGCAGCAAGCCAGATGCAGTGGATGCAGCCTCGAAAGTCTTCGCCGGTACCATCAATGGCGAAACGCTCATCGAGGTTGAGGTAACACGGCGCTCTACGGAGAGTACCTTGGCGCGGGTCATCAAGATGGTCAGTGAAGCCGAAGTCAGGAAGTCACCGACCCAGCGATTCACGGACCGCTTCCAACGCATATTCGTCCCGTTGGTTTTACTGCTGGTAGTCGGGCTGCTATTTGCCGGCATTTTCCTTGACGAGCCGTTCCGTGACTCGTTCTACCGGGCGATGGCCGTACTGGTTGCAGCCAGCCCCTGCGCGCTCGCGATCGCTACACCAAGCGCCATTCTCTCTGGCATCGCCAGGGCAGCCCGAGGTGGCGTGCTGATCAAGGGCGGTGCGCCACTTGAAGAGCTTGGATCATTGAATGCCATGGCATTCGACAAGACCGGTACCCTGACCGAAGGGCGCCCACGTATCACCGATGTAATACCCATAGGCGGCACGCAGATCGAGGATCTGCTAAACGTCGCCATCGCTGTGGAGTCGATGAGCGACCATCCGCTGGCTGCGGCAATTGTGCGTGACGGTGAAGAGATGATTGGCACACGGCGCCGATTCCAAGCCAAGAACATGAGCAACATGATTGGCCGCGGCGTGCGTGCTGAGCTTGATGGGCAGTTCGTCTGGATTGGCAAGGTCGAGATGTTCGGTACCAATGGTATTCCCGCACTCAGCAAGGCAGCCCTGGAGGCTGCGGAGCGTCTACGTCAGTCAGGCCGTACCACCATGGTGGTACGGCGTGCTGACAAGGATCTGGGCGCTATCGGGCTATTGGACACACCCCGGGAGGGGGCCAAAGAGGCACTCCAGAAGCTTAGAGAGATGGGCATCGAACGCATGGTCATGATTTCTGGAGACCACAACCGCGTTGCAGAGGCTGTAGCCAAACAAGTTGGCTTAGATGAAGCGTGGGGAGACCTGATGCCGGAAGACAAGGTCAAGGCCATCAAAAACCTGCGCCTTAGCGCCAAGGTGGCCATGGTGGGTGACGGCGTCAATGATGCCCCTGCCATGGCCAGTTCGAGCGTTGGTATCGCAATGGGGGCTGCTGGATCTGATGTTGCCCTGGAAACGGCTGATATCGCGCTTATGGCTGACGACATCAGGCAACTCCCATTTGCGGTGGGGCTGAGCCGTCACACGCGATCGATCATCCACCAGAATCTGTTCGTCAGCTTGGGGATTGTGGCCATCCTGGTTCCGTCCACCATCATGGGCTTGAGCATTGGTGCCGCTGTTGCGATCCATGAGGGCTCCACACTGTTGGTCGTCTTCAACGCCTTGCGCCTGTTGGCCTACCGCAGAAGCACCTGA
- a CDS encoding DUF2790 domain-containing protein, giving the protein MKKLIIAAALVVFSVASQANTFSESKQLQYTKEHQTAVAKYAEKNGKPMPEIQDYKYGMKIDVAKFVRQSQDPRTCQVYPRLMTFEDSQGTLKTVRYSMYSQCINNK; this is encoded by the coding sequence ATGAAAAAGCTAATTATCGCTGCTGCACTTGTTGTTTTCTCGGTGGCTTCGCAGGCCAACACTTTCTCCGAGAGCAAGCAGCTTCAATACACCAAGGAACACCAGACCGCAGTGGCCAAGTACGCGGAGAAAAATGGCAAGCCAATGCCAGAGATTCAGGATTACAAATATGGCATGAAGATAGACGTTGCGAAATTCGTACGTCAGTCGCAGGACCCCCGTACCTGCCAGGTCTATCCACGGTTGATGACCTTCGAGGACTCCCAGGGCACGCTCAAGACTGTTCGTTACTCGATGTATTCGCAATGCATCAACAACAAGTAG
- a CDS encoding CusA/CzcA family heavy metal efflux RND transporter yields the protein MFERIIRFAIEQRIVVMIAVLIMAGIGIYSYQKLPIDAVPDITNVQVQINTAAPGYSPLETEQRITFPVETAMAGLPGLQQTRSLSRSGLSQVTVIFKDGTDIFFARQLINERLQVAKEQLPEGVEAVMGPVSTGLGEIFLWTVEAEDGAVKEDGTPYTPTDLRVIQDWIIKPQLRNVPGVAEINTIGGYAKQFLVAPDPKRLATYKLTLNDLVAALESNNANVGAGYIERNGEQLLIRAPGQVGNIEDIANIVITSVDGAPIRISSVADVSIGKELRTGAATENGREVVLGTVFMLIGENSRTVSQAVAAKLADINRTLPKGVVAVTVYDRTNLVEKAIATVKKNLVEGAILVIAILFLFLGNIRAALITAMVIPLSMLFTFTGMFNNKVSANLMSLGALDFGIIVDGAVVIVENAIRRLAHAQHKHGRMLTKTERFHEVFAAAREARRPLIFGQLIIMVVYLPIFALTGVEGKMFHPMAFTVVMALLGAMVLSVTFVPAAIAMFVTGKVKEEEGVVMRTARLRYEPVLQWVLGHRNIAFSAAVALVVLSGLLASRMGSEFIPSLSEGDFAMQAMRVPGTSLTQSVEMQQRLEKAVIAQVPEVERMFARSGTAEIASDPMPPNASDAYIMLKPQDQWPNPKKPRDELIAEVQKAAAGVPGSNYELSQPIQLRFNELISGVRSDVAVKVFGDDMDVLNNTANKIAAALKAVPGSSEVKVEQTSGLPVLTINIDREKAARYGLNIADVQNSIAIAVGGRQAGTLYEGDRRFDMVVRLPETVRTDVAGMSSLLIPVPANAAQGANQIGFIPLSQVANLDLQLGPNQISRENGKRLVIVSANVRGRDLGSFVEEATASLDKKVQIPAGYWTTWGGQFEQLQSAAKRLQIVVPVALLLVMTLLFLMFNNLKDGMLVFTGIPFALTGGVVALWLRDIPLSISAGVGFIALSGVAVLNGLVMIAFIRGLREEGRTLRQAVDEGALTRLRPVLMTALVASLGFIPMALATGTGAEVQRPLATVVIGGILSSTALTLLVLPALYHWAHRKDEDGDEAEVVS from the coding sequence ATGTTTGAACGTATCATCAGATTCGCCATCGAGCAGCGCATCGTAGTAATGATCGCCGTTCTGATCATGGCGGGTATCGGTATCTACAGCTATCAAAAGCTGCCCATCGATGCGGTACCCGATATCACCAACGTCCAGGTGCAGATCAACACTGCAGCGCCTGGTTACTCGCCCTTGGAAACCGAACAACGGATCACGTTTCCAGTTGAAACGGCCATGGCCGGTCTCCCGGGCCTTCAGCAGACCCGTTCCCTGTCTCGCTCTGGCCTGTCTCAGGTCACCGTGATCTTCAAGGATGGCACTGACATCTTCTTTGCCCGCCAGTTGATCAACGAGCGGCTGCAGGTTGCGAAGGAACAGCTGCCAGAAGGTGTAGAGGCCGTCATGGGTCCGGTATCTACCGGCCTCGGCGAGATCTTCCTGTGGACTGTTGAAGCCGAAGATGGCGCGGTCAAAGAGGACGGTACGCCGTACACCCCGACCGACCTGCGCGTGATCCAGGACTGGATCATCAAGCCTCAGCTGCGTAACGTCCCGGGTGTGGCCGAGATCAATACCATCGGCGGTTATGCCAAGCAGTTCCTGGTTGCGCCGGATCCAAAGCGCCTGGCTACCTACAAGCTGACACTCAATGACCTGGTCGCAGCGTTGGAAAGTAACAACGCCAACGTCGGTGCCGGCTACATCGAGCGTAATGGTGAACAGTTGCTCATCCGTGCACCGGGTCAGGTAGGCAATATCGAAGACATCGCCAACATCGTGATCACCAGTGTGGATGGTGCACCGATTCGCATCAGCAGCGTTGCTGACGTCAGCATCGGTAAAGAGCTCCGTACAGGTGCTGCTACTGAGAACGGCCGCGAAGTCGTGCTCGGTACCGTGTTCATGCTGATTGGTGAAAACAGCCGCACCGTATCTCAAGCTGTCGCCGCCAAATTGGCGGACATCAACCGCACCCTGCCAAAGGGCGTGGTGGCTGTGACTGTTTACGACCGTACCAACCTGGTTGAAAAAGCCATCGCGACGGTGAAGAAGAACCTGGTGGAAGGCGCGATCCTGGTTATCGCCATTCTGTTCCTGTTCCTCGGCAACATCCGTGCGGCTCTGATCACCGCGATGGTGATTCCGCTGTCCATGCTGTTCACCTTCACAGGCATGTTCAACAACAAGGTCAGTGCCAACTTAATGAGTTTGGGGGCACTCGACTTCGGCATCATCGTCGACGGTGCCGTGGTTATTGTAGAAAACGCGATCCGTCGACTGGCTCATGCGCAACATAAGCATGGCCGCATGCTCACCAAAACCGAACGCTTCCACGAGGTCTTTGCCGCGGCGCGAGAAGCTCGCCGGCCGCTGATCTTCGGTCAGCTGATCATCATGGTGGTGTACCTGCCGATCTTCGCCCTCACCGGCGTCGAAGGCAAAATGTTCCACCCGATGGCCTTCACCGTTGTGATGGCGCTGCTGGGTGCAATGGTCCTGTCCGTTACCTTTGTTCCTGCAGCTATTGCCATGTTCGTCACTGGCAAGGTGAAGGAAGAGGAAGGCGTGGTCATGCGCACAGCTCGACTGCGCTATGAACCGGTTCTGCAATGGGTGCTGGGACATCGGAACATCGCTTTCTCGGCCGCAGTAGCCTTGGTCGTGCTCAGTGGTTTGCTGGCAAGTCGTATGGGTAGCGAGTTCATCCCAAGCCTCAGTGAGGGTGACTTTGCGATGCAGGCCATGCGTGTGCCTGGAACGAGCCTCACTCAATCTGTCGAGATGCAGCAGCGTCTGGAGAAAGCGGTGATTGCGCAGGTGCCTGAAGTTGAGCGGATGTTCGCACGCTCGGGTACCGCAGAAATTGCATCTGACCCGATGCCGCCGAACGCCTCTGACGCCTACATCATGCTCAAGCCTCAGGATCAGTGGCCTAACCCGAAGAAGCCTCGTGATGAGCTGATTGCTGAAGTGCAGAAGGCCGCAGCGGGTGTTCCAGGAAGCAACTACGAGTTGTCGCAGCCAATCCAACTGCGTTTCAACGAGCTGATTTCGGGCGTGCGTAGTGACGTCGCTGTGAAAGTCTTCGGCGATGACATGGACGTGCTCAACAACACCGCCAACAAGATCGCGGCAGCGCTCAAAGCGGTCCCGGGCTCATCGGAAGTGAAAGTTGAGCAGACATCCGGCCTGCCGGTGCTGACCATCAACATTGACCGCGAAAAAGCAGCACGCTACGGCCTGAACATCGCGGATGTTCAGAACTCGATCGCTATCGCCGTGGGTGGCCGTCAGGCCGGCACGCTGTATGAGGGCGACCGTCGGTTCGACATGGTAGTACGCCTACCAGAGACCGTTCGCACCGACGTAGCGGGTATGTCCAGCTTGCTGATCCCGGTACCTGCCAATGCGGCACAGGGTGCCAATCAGATCGGCTTCATCCCGCTGTCCCAGGTCGCCAATCTGGACCTGCAACTGGGCCCGAACCAAATCAGCCGCGAGAACGGCAAACGTCTGGTTATCGTCAGCGCCAACGTTCGAGGCCGCGATCTGGGGTCCTTCGTTGAGGAGGCGACCGCATCGCTGGACAAGAAGGTGCAAATCCCTGCGGGCTACTGGACGACTTGGGGGGGCCAGTTCGAGCAGCTGCAGTCGGCTGCCAAACGCCTGCAGATCGTTGTTCCAGTCGCCTTGCTGCTGGTCATGACCTTGTTGTTCCTGATGTTCAACAACCTGAAGGACGGCATGCTGGTCTTCACCGGTATTCCATTCGCACTCACCGGTGGTGTTGTGGCGTTGTGGCTGCGGGACATCCCACTGTCGATCTCGGCAGGTGTCGGCTTCATTGCACTGTCCGGCGTTGCAGTACTGAACGGCCTGGTGATGATTGCCTTCATCCGCGGGCTAAGGGAGGAGGGACGAACGCTCAGACAGGCAGTCGATGAAGGTGCATTGACCCGTCTGCGACCTGTTCTGATGACAGCCTTGGTAGCGTCCCTGGGCTTCATCCCGATGGCTTTGGCCACCGGCACCGGTGCCGAAGTTCAGCGGCCATTGGCGACGGTGGTGATTGGCGGGATCCTGTCCTCCACCGCACTGACCTTGCTGGTACTGCCTGCCCTGTATCACTGGGCACACCGCAAGGATGAAGACGGCGACGAGGCCGAAGTGGTTAGCTAA
- a CDS encoding efflux RND transporter periplasmic adaptor subunit, whose translation MDNKRKIALAVAAVAALGFGSLAWNNSSGQQAASTAEHGANDGHGDEKKAASAAKEEGDEGHGEEGHSEEGGEEEGKLTLSAEQIKAAGVALEAAAPRDLGTVVSFPGEIRFDEDRTAHVVPRVPGVVEAVQANLGETVKKGQVLAVIASQQISDLRSEQQAAQRRVELARVTFEREKQLWQDKISAEQDYLQARQALQEAEISLANAKQKVGAIGASVNSVGGNRYELRAPFDAVVVEKHLTVGEVVSEATNAFILSDLNQVWATFAVPPTDLGKVTTGRAVKVSSPDMNVEVEGKVGYVGSLLGEQNRAATVRVTLTNPNGAWRPGLFVNIAVTSQTDRVAVAVPEHAVQTVEDKPSVFVRTPDGFDTRPVKLGRRDNGYVEIIDGIEAGAQVATSGSFTLKSELGKASAEHGH comes from the coding sequence GTAGCCGCTGTGGCAGCCCTCGGATTTGGCAGCCTTGCCTGGAACAACAGTTCCGGACAGCAGGCCGCCAGTACTGCCGAGCATGGCGCTAACGATGGCCATGGCGACGAAAAGAAAGCCGCATCTGCCGCCAAAGAGGAAGGTGATGAGGGCCATGGTGAAGAAGGCCACAGCGAAGAGGGCGGTGAAGAAGAGGGCAAGCTGACGCTCAGCGCTGAACAGATCAAGGCCGCTGGTGTTGCCCTGGAAGCTGCAGCGCCTCGTGACCTCGGTACCGTCGTGAGCTTCCCTGGCGAAATTCGCTTCGACGAAGATCGTACTGCCCACGTGGTTCCTCGTGTTCCTGGCGTTGTTGAGGCTGTCCAGGCCAACCTGGGCGAGACGGTCAAGAAAGGGCAAGTCCTCGCGGTAATCGCCAGCCAGCAGATCTCTGACCTGCGCAGCGAACAACAGGCCGCACAGCGTCGCGTCGAACTGGCGCGTGTGACCTTCGAACGTGAGAAGCAACTGTGGCAGGACAAGATCTCTGCAGAGCAAGACTACCTCCAAGCACGCCAAGCGCTGCAAGAAGCGGAGATCTCCTTGGCCAACGCCAAGCAGAAGGTCGGCGCAATCGGTGCCTCGGTTAACTCCGTTGGCGGTAATCGTTACGAGCTCCGCGCTCCCTTCGACGCCGTGGTAGTGGAGAAACACCTGACCGTCGGCGAAGTCGTCAGCGAGGCGACCAACGCCTTCATCCTTTCCGACCTGAATCAGGTCTGGGCGACCTTCGCAGTTCCGCCGACAGATCTGGGCAAGGTCACGACTGGCCGTGCAGTGAAAGTCTCTTCGCCTGACATGAACGTCGAGGTCGAAGGGAAGGTGGGTTATGTCGGCAGCCTGCTGGGCGAGCAAAACCGTGCAGCTACTGTCCGCGTCACCTTGACCAACCCCAACGGCGCCTGGCGTCCAGGCCTGTTCGTAAACATTGCGGTCACCTCCCAGACCGATCGAGTTGCCGTAGCGGTCCCTGAGCACGCTGTGCAGACCGTTGAAGACAAACCTTCGGTATTCGTACGCACCCCAGATGGCTTTGACACCCGCCCGGTAAAACTGGGTCGCCGCGACAATGGGTACGTGGAAATCATCGACGGTATTGAAGCCGGCGCCCAGGTAGCAACCAGTGGCAGCTTCACACTCAAGTCCGAGCTCGGCAAAGCTTCTGCCGAACACGGTCACTGA